The DNA segment gcacccagcgtcttttttatccgagctcccgaatgacgcgagtcctcgcttgcacgacgccataacgctctctggcacggcgtcgaaatgatgctgatgttcatgtggcttcacgcgcaaacgcacggggcgcttggaggccgttgtgccgatctctgaggcttgttgttctgccgggccgcccgatggagatgatgcaccgccgtgtttgcacaacgaaaagttgaaacgctacgttttaaacgatgcatacgcaataagctggtacggtttatgcggatacaaaacacattatgttcaatggccgctgagtcggggatttgactttactacttttaaaatgaaactactgtttaagcgggtatggtttaacgaggtttttcTGTATATGGCAATGCTGTAATGGTGGCTGGAAAATCGATAGTTGacagtatatatgtatatacgcaggaaagagacgacaaaCATTTTGAAAGACttatttacttaacgttttcggctggtggaccagccttcatCAGCCTCCACGAGCCAAAAACGTTACGTAaataagtcttccaaaaagtttgtCGTCTCTTCCCTGCACATGTTACATCGGGTCCTGTGTGCTGAACTTTTAagaaacccctatatatatatatatatatatgggcatgttcagataagaacggtaatcgaggtcccatgaccattttttgttttcaatgaaatttttatatctgatgggcaaatgtgtccacacaaaggaatgaacgttagttttgcaagaaattttttagttttctcggaaaaaaattgtatgtcacaagaggtggagaacatcgtttttgccacttcgcaaagttgcaagtttggagcctcactgcatgcacaataaattttttccGCACATAAGTATTTTTTCGTGACCTCTTTGCAACATGTACTatacgaacaaataaaaaaacattttctcgctgcgtcaatcttctaaataaaaaagCCCAAACTTCGCTTCCGGAGCTATTCGGtgcaaaaaaggcacttttcagggCAGCCTCAGGGCAAGATGAGTAAATATCTCCACACTGAATCTCTTTCTCAGTATTTTCCAGCTACTTTTACTCACTTTAGGCAAGTTTTGTAGTTTTACACTTGATAGATATTTTTCAATATGGCCTCAAATTCGGCCGAAGATCAAAAACGTCAAAAAAGTGACAACTTTGACTTCGATTAAAAAAAGGACATCTTcgtcgaatttcattaaaatttgcctgaataatccGCAATACTCTATAATATTAGGGTACCAAAAAAGtgttgcattatattgttttaaagtatGAAAATGAATACAAAACTGAGTTCATGATTTCAATCCCTACGATTGCTCAGTATTTTCTCTTAGGATGCGCTATCGTGAGAAGCTGGATTTAGTATTGTCTTTTTGTGGGTAACTTTTAAACGCTACAGTTGCCGAGTTCATAAGTGTAAtttttaagtgttttttttttcttacaatcaAAGGTCTAAAGCTCCTATTCGCTTTCGTACTCTTCTAACAGTGGGACTTAACTTACTGTAAGCATAGTTGAGAACGTTATCTTGGAGTGACGTGTGGTTAGTGGTCGTTTATGCAAACATTTAATGCACCCGTCGCTACTCTCAAGATGCCTTTAACGAGCTGCCGCCGCTCCATGGATGAACCGCGCTTGGCAGCCGCTCCTATAGCTATATAACGCCCGGCGCGGCCCTGAATTTCATAGTACCATGTGTGCCGCCACCGAACCAAGGCTTTAGCCGCCGCTATCATCTTTCCACCGCAACGCACCGAACGCCTGGCAGTTATACCTCAGCCTTGGACCTTCGACCGAGACAGGCCCGATGAGCGGACGTTGTTCGAATCTCGAGTTTCGCGTGTCGTTTTGCAGGCCTGGTAGAGTGCGGTTACGGTGTGTCCTTCAACCGTTACTTTCATGTTAACGGCTGACGTCGCCGGCGGAGTGGCGGAGTCCGAGTGACGCATAGCTCGACGGCTGAGCGTCTCTCCGGAGCTGGGGAGCCGGGGTCGTCGGGGTCTCGGGGCGAGCCGTCCCGCTCGCGGTGCCTCGGGGACCCCCGGCTGGGGGCGGCGGTTCGGGCCGACGTACGTGCTGTGGAGCAGTGTTTAGGCACGTCTGACCTCGACGAGCGCGCGTGGTGTTCTCTGGTAGAGGGTGGGGTCGTTTTCTGTACTCACATGGTTTCTCTGCGCTCGAGGGCTCCCACGACAAGCATTCTTGGTATCTCAGTCTCAGCTCGTACGCCAGACCGAACCAGCGTCAGTGTCGATGGCGGGCAGCCTGTGTTAAAAATCCATCCATCTGTCCATCTCCTTTTTTTGGAAAAGCAGCCCTGGGCCCTGCATCCGTCGCCTGCTCTTCTCTCCCACAATAATCTTCGGAAGCGGTGAGCTTTTGCATTCATGAAGAGATTTCCGCGGCGAACGTTTTGTGCCGACTACTCAAAAAGGCACAAACAGAGAATTGAAAAAGGACGTAATTTTCGCAGTGTAAAGACACTCAATGTCGCTGCTCTCAAAAAAGTCCTACTTCCCGAAGAAGCTCTCCGAGTACGAGAAAGTGACTTCATCTGTCAGAATTGTTACCGTCGGTTCAAAGAAGACATAGATAATATGCAGGCAGAGTCGACCGAAACATTCGAAGAATTCCGCCCTGGAGAAGAAATCGTAGAAAATTTAAACTCCAGTGTCAGCCTTACCTCCGAAATCTCGCCCCTAAAGCCACCGAGCGCTCTAAAAAAACGCCTCagactttcctatgcaaagcgaaagcaggAAGAGGTGGCCAGAGCTATGGTGACGAAAATACAATCAGGGATACAGGCAGCATATAATATCCCAGAGACTTCGCGTGCGTCGCAAGAAAAGTGTGCGCAATGCAGCAGCTGGGAAGACAACCTACATTCTGCCTACAATAGGTGTAAGTCCTTTCAAGAGCGTTGCCAGCTGCTGACACTGCTACCACGCAACCTAACTgtgaaatatgtgcaggaagTTATTCCAGAGGCAACGAGGTACGTTATTCAAAAATCGAAGAAGATGGTGGATGAAGACGGCGTATGGTCAACACAGGAGCGATATACAAGATGTAAGCTACAACACGAAGACATTACCACCGTTTTAGAATATTACACCATGGATGAACTCGATTGCTCTAGACAGACACCGAACAAAAAGGATGTTGTGAGAATCGAAAAGGAGGGAGAGAAGGAATGGGTACCTAAACAATTCATGACACGGTCCTTGCGAGAAGCATTCCGCCTCTACAAGCAAGCTCACCCTGCCTCCCAGGTTGGCCTCACAAAATTCATATCCTTGCGTCCTGAGTGGGTGAAATGCTCGCCACAGTGGcaagtgtgtgtctgcgtgtgctgtgcaaactttcagttgtgcctcgtggcacTGCAGAACGCCTCTGGAAGGTCGCTTTCTCCCGACGATATGCAGAGTCTCTGCGTATGCCAGGAACCTACTGCGTCATGTTTCCTCAGGAATTGTGAGCACTGTCCACAAGATGGCATTTTCACTTTGGAAAATTTTGACATGAGCAGCGAGGACGAGGTGTTGATTGCTTCATGGGAATACGGTGAGCTAGTTAAAAAAACTCTGACCGCTTCATCATTTATGAGAGAATTTCTAAGAATGACCATGAAATGGATTCCCCACAACTATATCAGATCTGTGCAAGCAAAAGCAATACATGAAGAAAAACAGAGCTGCGAGAGAGGTGCAATTGTTTTGCATTTTGATTTCGCCGAAAACTGGACAGTTGTGCTTCCAGACGCAGTACAAGCGTACCATTGGCAGAAAAAGCAGGTCACCGTGTTTACCTGCGTTGTCACGTCAAGAAAATCGACTCAGAACTACGCCGTTATTTCCGACGATATGTCCCATGATTCAGCTCATGCATGTTTGGCTCTgtcaaaaatcaaagcacacctcGAAGACAACGTGCCAATCTACACCAAGATAACACATGTGAGCGACGGGGCTCCCGCTCACTTCAAGAATAAATATCAGTTTCATGAGCTACAACGCAGTGAATGTCAAGAGATGAAATGGATGTTTTCGGCCACTGGACACGGCAAAAATGCTTGCGACGGCGTTGGTGGCCTTGTGAAACATCGAGCATCACACCACAACTTGCGGAAGCCTGCAAGTGAGGCCATACAAACAGCCAGCGGCTTCGTGGACGCAATTCAAGGAACGCTAAAGAATATCACCATTCTGGAGCTCCCACAGAGGGAGCTTGCAGACTTTCGCGAAATGAAGAAGGAAGAATGGAAAACGGCAAAGAAAGTGCCTGGAGTTCAGACACTCCACATGTGGAAGTACGTTCAATCAAATGAAGGCAGTGCATCCTACGTGGCATCCACCGCTGCTTCGGAATGGAAGAGACTGTGATCTGGTTTGTGCTTCGGGCACGACAATATAATGTGCGCATACCGAAGTCAACTGCTGCCGTTTATTTCTTGTTACGATTTTCTGAATTGCAATCTGCACATAAAGCAGCATTCCATTTGTAAATTGTGTCCCTATTAAAACTCCTGCTGATTAAAAACCTTGCATATCAATTGTCCCCCTCAGAAGACGACGTTTTGTCTCCTGACAGTGCCCTGTCGAACCATTGAACACAGAGGTAAACAGATGCAGGTGCGGACACGTCGGCTTCAGAAACACATTAATATtcatttttatatataaaaacttTTCTAAGCGCCGATAAATGATCTAATATTTTTAAAGAATCGATTACATACCAATGTAACTTACGATGATAAATTAGGCAATACAAAAAACGTTTGACCGCCGCCAGCCAGTTCTTGAGACATCAGGTGAAATAGCGAATTTATTCCCATTTTGACGCATCAAGAACGCCGCTAACAAGCGAGTAGAAGCTCTACAAACATTGAGGATGGTTCGGATATTGTGGTAAATAAAATGTAACCAAGTTCAGTGAGTGCTAGAACAAATTTCGGAGAGTTACTATTTCTAAGAGGCAGTAATAAGCAACTCTAGATAACAGAATCATGAACTCAGTTTTGTATTCATTTTCatactttaaaacaatataatgcaacaCTTTTTTGGTACCCTAATATTATCGAGTATTGCggattattcaggcaaattttaatgaaattcgacgaagatgtcttttttttaatCGAAGTCAAAGTTGTCACTTTTTTGACGTTTTTGATCTTCGGCCGAATTTGAGGCCATATTGAAAAATATCTATCAAGTGTAAAACTACAAAACTTGCCTAAAGTGAGTAAAAGTAGCTGGAAAATACTGAGAAAGAGATTCAGTGTAGAGATCTTTACACATCTTGCCCTGAGGCTGccctgaaaagtgccttttttgcaCCGAATAGCTCCGGAAGCGAAGTTTGGGcttttttatttagaagattGACGCAGCGAGAAAATGTTTTTTGATTTGTTCGTATAGTACATGTTGCAAAGAGGTCACGAAAAAATACTTATGTGCggaaaaaatttattgtgcatgcagtgaggctccaaacttgcaactttgcgaagtggcaaaaacgacgttctccacctcttgtgacatacgatttttttccgagaaaactacgaagtttcttgcaaaactaacgttcattcctttgtgtggacacatttgcccatcagatataaaaatttcattgaaaacaaaaaatggtcatgggacctcgattaccgttcttatctgaacatgcccatatgtgtatatatatatacatacatatatatatatatatatatatatatatatatatatatatatatatatatatatatatatatatatatatatatatatatatacagtgaaacctcgttaaaccgtagttggccggagctcgggaaaggtacgtactaaacggtagtactgtttaaccgaatagaatgagatcgcccacttacctgtcgaaaacggaactgagagagagtgcgatgaaaggggaaaaaacatgcagtatttattcacttcgcgcgacaaaagcgttattttcgtttgatgccgcggcggcctagcacgccgacgacagcggcctcaaacttactgaagctgcgtgccagcttttcagccagccccctcttctcggcaaacactcgcatggcagattcctcgttggcgttacgtattcaccgtgcacgtgcgcagtagtgctgcagaagtcctgggggcgcctttttcattacgggtgccggagtttggaataattttcatttggaatagagttacgttatcgcgtcCCTATTGTCGTCGctacgattgcattcatgaggctgacgcaacgcgcagcttatgccactgtcgggcctgaatcgcccgtgctatcgctttccgtgtcgtcctcgtcactgtcgctagtcgacacttcagcaacaacagaggcaacgatggcgaaaagtcgaacctcgtagccgacatatcttcgcggtcgcagcagcgctgccgagcaacttcttcgcattccaaatgccacacactgtagtcaacagcagatccctgttgcgtgtcagcgccgacgtcttcgtgtcacgttcgatactacggacgatgtctaatttttcttctatgctgagcacccggcgtcttttttatccaagcttcggaacggcgcgagtcctcgcttgcacaacgccataacgctctctggcaccgcgtcgaaatgatgttgatgttgatgtggcttcacgcgcaaacgcacagggcgcttggaggccgttgttccgatctcagaggcgtgttgttctgccgggccgcccgatggagacggcgcagcgccgtgtttgcgcgacgaaaagtttaaacgctacgttttaaccgatgcgtacgcagtaagctggtacggtttatgcggatacgaaacacattatgttcaatggccgctgagtcggggatttgactttactacttttgaagcgaaactactgtttaagcgggtacggtttaacgaggttttactgtatatatatatatatatatatatatatatatatatatatatatatatatatatatatagtgctccAAACCACCATCAGTTGCACTTTGCTAGAAGAGGCAGCAGGTGTgttgagtgagctcctgaacaatactttgcaatgtggtgaacatgGTTGGTTAAATCATGGATCCGAGAGCTCAAAGAGGTGCGATGTAATGCCAACACATTCCTCTCCCATTTACCATTAAATCGctactgttctttcttttttgtttttgtttgtagtgtttctttttgtttgctgctTGCTCTGTTTACGCTAACTCGTGTGGATGCCctgattttcttttttagaaAGCTTCCATGCTGACGTCAGTCTGCCTGTCCATCATTTCTCGAGTCATCTTACATTGCAAGTCCTGCTTTACAAAACTTCTTCAAGAAGAAGCACAAGGCAAGGGTTGTGATGTGAGTTCTTGCAGCAgtattctttacttttttttgctGATAATATAGATCTGCTTTTTAAGCCATAGTCTTAAAGCGTCACTATAATTTTCACTGCTTCTTAGGCATTGGCGTCCCTTGCTCACTAACATTTTTATCAACTACTCACTGAGGTAACATGCAGTTCTATAGTTCACTGCAGCAAAGGAGGTTCTTCTGCTGTTTGTCCATTTGATGCATTAACAATGGCTCAGCATCAATATAAACACCGATGGGAAACACTCAAAAGTTTGTTTCAACATGTGCTTCTTCACTGATTTGTCTAATTGGTGCACACTCTTATGTGACACAGTTGTGTGGCGAAAATGTAGTTATTCTAGAACTCACAGTGTTTGCTTGCAATAAAAGCCCATGCCATACATGCAGGCAGAGGAAGTCTTTGGGAACCTGCTGGACAAGTGGATTGAAAAGATGCCTCTTGTTAACCCAGTTGAGAGGGAGAAGCTTCTGGCCCTTACCCTCACTTCTATACTGACGTCTAATTCTAAGTAAGTGACTGGtcctctttttatttattttttttgcttgaagGATAGCAGTCACCTGCCTGTGCTATTTACCACAATACAATCAAACCCACTTAGAACAATACCTGTTTTAACAATATGTTGAAAATAACAATCAGCAGCCGCAGCACTGTGAACTCTTGTGAAATAAACCACTTATTGTAATGTTCCCATGCTGcgttattggttataacaattaaatctgggtACTGGGTGTCTAcgccaaaagaaaaaggaacacaaGATTCTTGAAAAAATATTGCAAGCCACTGCATCTGCCTGCATGTTGCGCCAGCTGTGCACCTTCACCGCATCACCAGCTTCATGTGCCTGTCTCCAGTCTTCCTTCCAGCCCTCTTAAACACCAGTCAACTATGCTAACACCTGTCAGCAGAGTCTGCTCATGTTTTGAAGGGATCAAAGGGAGACGGGAGAGAGGATTGCAAGGCTAGCAATGCGACGAAGGGGCACGCCAACGTCGTTGGGCGTGTcagcttgcttttcttttcttttccaggaTTTCCTACACCTTTTGCTTTCAACGCAGACACTAGCTAGGTTTAATTGCGCAGCATGCTAGGTTTagttgttataaccaataatgcagCATGCGAACATTTAGTAAGCAGCAGTAAGCCGTATCTGCTCATTGTTACATCTGAGTACCGTTAAAACCAAATTGTTATAAGTGGGCCTGACTGTACTTTTTTCTGTCTAATTAAGGGGGGACCCTGCgcctgaaaactttttttttaattcttggtcGATTTAGATGAAGCTTACTGAGGTTATGTATTTCAATGTGGCTAgctttaaatatatatattcagtattcttgcagagtaaataactttccagaaattgaaGAAATTCAGCTTTATTGCGTAATTTGCTTGGAGGTGAGCTATCCTCCAAACTATACATGGCATAATAAATATCAACATACAAAAATCATGTAGAACTAACAAAGAGTGCAGATAAGCAAGTATGGTGTTCTAACCCAATTTTATATCAAATGAGAACATTGCAAACTTCAGTGAGGGAAATTCATCTAACtgctaaagaaagaaacattttaaaaaaattttctaaAAATGCAACATTATTTCGTTATTTGCACTCTACACAGCTTTGCTTttctggaaaaagaaagaattagtGATAGCACAAGCAGAAGCAGAGGTAATGCACCTGCAATATGGCATCATCGTTAAAATTGTGGTTTTGAGAAAGCAAAAAAGATTTCACAACTGATACAGTCAACAggcgatttttcggaccctctagggaacgtaaaaacatccgaaaattcaggcagtccgaaaaaatgaatgcatgcaaaaaaacgcaccttttttctttttttctcggatctagaggtaaagggcgaagtaccaggcttccgaaaccctgccaaagcatcagtgaagtggctataaaaagaggcgttcaagaactctgtatgcagccgactgccggtttattatatACAtatgcatcgtcgggcagcctgtgttattgctgcagtggttTGAAGAACTTGCcaattgttgtttggacggcgttccagttgcatgcgatcatattcacctcgatctgagcaagggtcatgtcagcactgtacaccgatgaaagggtcaatcagcactgtacaccgatgaaagagtcaacagtgctctcGCCAACTCGGCGCTAAGGCGGCACaagcattggctcctcattttcaacatcggagtcttccgaatcccccacaacctgacggactattttctcgtcagtcagttctgtgCAGAAGTTGAGCTCGTtttcagcgtcaacaaactgttcaaaagttatttccgtgggtatggaaaccccagcagagcggaggtcgttgatcacgtcgtccATGGGCGAGCACACGTCAATCGTGTTGCTGCTTTCAGGCAAGTCCGGTTCCTCTGTGGCGAGTACGAAGTCCGCATGGCAAAAACAGTTGCAAATCGTGTCTTGCCTCACTGCCTTTCATGCGTCCGCAAGCATTCCAACAGCAGACCGAAGATCAACGTTGTAGCCTTTGCCGTTTTCCGCACACAGCACCATGCGGTTTAGTACCCGCGAACGGTACAAAAGTTTCAGATTGTGGATTACGCCTTGGTCCATTGGTTGGAGGACTGCAGTCGTGTTGGGTGGCATGAATTCCAGCTGGACAGCCTTCAAATTCTTGATGTGACCATGAGCGGTGCAGTTGTCAATGAAGAGCACGACACGTCTGTTCTGAAGCTCAAACTTCCTGTCCAACCTGCAAACGTAACTTTCGAACAACTGCTGAGTCACCCATGCCTTTTTGTTGGCTTCGTACAACACTGGTAGTGTTGCCCCTTTAAAGCATCTCAGGTTCTTTGACTTCCCGATTACTAACAAGGGAAGCTTCTCGCTGCCAGACATGTTGCTGCCGACGAGAACGGTCGGCCATTCTTTACTGTGCTTGCCACCATGGCATGGGTCACCAGCAAAAGTGAGCGTTCTTTCTGGCAACATCTTATAAAACAAACTAGTTTCGTCGCAGTTGAAAACGTTGTCAGTAGAGAACTGCTGCAACAAAGACTGAAGTTTTCCGTTGCGGTACTGCTCAATAACTGCACTGTCGATGACGCCACTCTCACCGCACATCTTCTTGAACTTGAGGTCATTCTGATGTTTGAAGTTCCTCAACCATCCATCACTAAATTTAAAATCCTCAATGTCCATTTGAACCGCGAGAGTTTCCGCTTTTTCTTTCAAGATGCAGCCCGAGACTGGCAACCGCTTTGGTATCATCGAATTAAGCCACACGACAAGAGCTTCCTCAAGCATTGGATGAACACCTTGgcttgcattctttcttttgggcaCCAGATGGTTTTTCGGCCGCTTCCAAGATCTTGCCCTTGTTCTTGAGGAAATCCGAAACGGTTTCCTTAGAaatgccgaactccttgctcacgtcagcctgTGATCGGCTGCTCACaacttgcttaataatggcggcTTTCTTCTTCATCGTTGACcaacggtactgctttccgcgcttcgatgccatcggcgaggacgacgaagacggagtagGGGCCATCGAAGTCAAGCAAAATCCTCAAGTTGcaaacagtggagttcgctgacgagcgtcgaagcacctaggcttagcgtcgcagagcacaacagcacaaccacacaccacactagccaaaacgtggcctgcgcaaacaaacgaaatggcgccgctccaGAAACGCCGCCGGGGGTGGAAGTgtggcgatgaacatagccagcgtggccagaccaaatcggtgtgtgacagCTGGATTCgactagttgtggttcaaagtggtgatatgcttcggctgcaagtcgatttccttcgcaagggtgctgcgcgaggagccaaaggaccttccgtcgcgtcagaaagtccagaaaattggacggtggggggttcgagcgtccgaaacttcagatgtccttatacattgattctatggggctcgtggcagTGCCGTGAAGACGTCCTAAATATCAgacatgtccgaaaatttggccgtccaaaaattcagtcgttgactgtatattgAAAGAAAGTTTAAAAAAACGACACCAAAGGCCATCTGTAGGCTCTAGGTATAATTCATGGCTGTTTGGCCATTGCCAGTCGACGACATAACATATACTGAGAGTATGTTCACTCCAAAAGGATTGGACATTTTCGGGCCCTCCATTCCCCGCGAGCTCTATCCAAACACAACTTCACTGCAGATCTCGCAAACAACAGTCAGTTTAGTAGCGAGACCGTAATCCTGATCGCTCCGCACCAGCTACGCAGAACCACCGCAAGTATTACACGACAAACCGCAAGAACATTGTTCACTGTTGCATGTCTGATGACAACGTACGGAGTAGTGGGCTTCGCAACTGAAGCTGTTGCACTATCGGCGGTCGGATGTTCAACAAAAAGCTGAATCTTTCGCTCCGTGGCCGTCGTAGATGCACTCTTGTCAAGCTTAGCTTCCTCATGTGCTCTCATCTTATCCACTTCCTCTTCACTTACGACAGCCGTGTTCAATTCTTGTGCGAGTGTAACCAGCGTGTGGATATGTATGGTCCAGCAAAGCAGCTGAGGTGTCGACGTTCGGCAGCAGTACGACTTCAATGGCGAGCTGCCGGGTATCCCGTGCTGACTGCGATTACGAAATTGCTTTCGGAAGTTTATTGCATCTCGTACATTTCTGCCCGTAACGATTCACAGAACGAAACTTTGTCGGACCTGCAGCATATCCAGCGTCGTAGTCTCGAGACTAAAACaaaatggcagctgttttcgtcGTTTGAGCGCTCGTGGTCCTTGGAGCCAGTCATGACTCGCCATCTTGGCCACATCCTCAAGCTGGCCAATAATAGCGTGCGCTGCAAATTTCATTTCCTGTTTATTTTTTCGTGACTGCAGCACCAGCAATGTTGCCGACCAACGAATAAAGAAAGCCAGAGACGTGAGCTTTTAAATGATACTAAAATGACACTGGCAGGCAGAACGCGTAGTTATAGAGTTATGTGCTACAAAAATCAGGTGTGATTTGTCCCCAATTTAAAGGGCAACGCTTACAGATTCGCATTCTTAGATCACTAGAACAGAAGAACTATTCGGTATTCTGTAACCAAATTTTGGAGGTAGGTGCTGAAACGCGTTAGGAATGTGGAAAATAAAAATGGAAAATTCAAATTTTGGGTAGATTTTCGTTCCCAAAGACCCGATTCCCCCCCTTAAAAAGACCCTGacatggttcggacaaattttctAGACGCGTAGGGTGCAGCTAAAGTTAATGATTCGCACCataatttgtgtgaaacgtctcatattaagagagctatggacgattgcaagttaccctcctccatagtcatgcattttctcaactcgttcgccgagtgatcggcgAACGAGTTGCGTCATGttgctctgcgtcatgatggcatgtCGTGTCATCGACTCCCAGTTCTCTAGGAGAAAGCGAAGCCTCtgcaaactctccgccagctgcttggcattcgaacccaagcgagagctatcgaagcagcgtgcgttgcgagcattctgtcacagcgccgaatgtgtctggtattcctgtaaccacaggcgagctagGCATTTTGACGGATGGctgcaggcataaactcaagctgatgaaggaacttagCGTAGACGTACATGAGCGGCCTGATTAGTCTCTACGGTCCAGCCACCtgctggcgcagagcttaaccagccaaacaaagcgctaaagttgctgtaaccaagtgtaagaCATTTtacacatttacaaaaacaacatgttaccgattacactcctgcgaaaaatttgcgCCAGCATCAAAGAacaatacatttcgttactgctactgtgtgcgGTTGAGCTTtgtaccaccaggtggctgcaccgtgccaaccattcacatttgcacttctgctcatcccgtgaaacgactcggtcaaacggccaggccctgtccccttgtgcttgcgtttataccggactcgcgaaacgctattgcattagtaatcttTCGGTGCACAGTgatggccgcaaacgcgcaaatcctggtgccgatcggatagcgacagtctgatgcgctgcagccagtctgctcatctgctgccttacagagggacacgatgtcgcagcttgacataatGCCAGTCACTAAATTTGCAGTACACAATGCAAGAAAGTCCAATCATAGTGCTCGCAAAAAGACTGAGACAGACTCTGAGTGCGGAGCTCtcatcaaaatggagcacgttggaacacaagcagacgacgcttgttgtgtgccgaaagtgcttaat comes from the Dermacentor variabilis isolate Ectoservices chromosome 2, ASM5094787v1, whole genome shotgun sequence genome and includes:
- the LOC142571630 gene encoding uncharacterized protein LOC142571630 gives rise to the protein MQSLCVCQEPTASCFLRNCEHCPQDGIFTLENFDMSSEDEVLIASWEYGELVKKTLTASSFMREFLRMTMKWIPHNYIRSVQAKAIHEEKQSCERGAIVLHFDFAENWTVVLPDAVQAYHWQKKQVTVFTCVVTSRKSTQNYAVISDDMSHDSAHACLALSKIKAHLEDNVPIYTKITHVSDGAPAHFKNKYQFHELQRSECQEMKWMFSATGHGKNACDGVGGLVKHRASHHNLRKPASEAIQTASGFVDAIQGTLKNITILELPQRELADFREMKKEEWKTAKKVPGVQTLHMWKYVQSNEGSASYVASTAASEWKRL